The following proteins are co-located in the Camelina sativa cultivar DH55 chromosome 12, Cs, whole genome shotgun sequence genome:
- the LOC104730863 gene encoding uncharacterized protein LOC104730863 isoform X2, with protein MRRIRKDPFAREKRKRYRPSKAARVRTCVRHGICKGWLDSLNQDWLQSVLKTPEPKLTRIYPREDKANTAKLQRTSTLASQSLRACSSTRMEKLDDDLKGSDDQDQTTPDSDQFDTQEMQSQKTGIQSSYKEKYLETKAELSKAKEQIKELRKKYKDYQTTLHSDKFDTQVGMVLRAPGSP; from the exons ATGAGAAGAATTCGGAAGGATCCGTTtgcgagagagaaaagaaagcgATACCGGCCGTCTAAGGCTGCTCGAGTTCGCACATGTGTGCGTCACGGTATTTGTAAGGGGTGGTTGGATTCTCTCAATCAGGACTGGCTTCAGTCTGTGCTGAAAACG CCAGAGCCGAAGTTGACTCGTATATATCCTAGAGAGGACAAGGCTAACACTGCCAAGCTTCAGCGGACATCAAc gttGGCCTCACAGTCGCTGCGAGCTTGTTCTTCTACCCGTATGGAAAAACTTGACGACGACTTGAAGGGATCTGATGATCAGGATCAGACCACGCCTGACTCTGATCAATTTGATACTCAG gAAATGCAAAGTCAGAAAACAGGAATACAAAGTTCCTACAAAGAAAAGTATCTCGAAACCAAAGCTGAGCTATCCAAGGCAAAAGAACAAATTAAAGAGTTGCGCAAGAAATACAAAGATTATCAGACCACTCTTCACTCTGATAAATTTGATactcag GTTGGAATGGTCTTGCGCGCACCTGGCTCGCCATAG
- the LOC104730863 gene encoding uncharacterized protein LOC104730863 isoform X1 → MRRIRKDPFAREKRKRYRPSKAARVRTCVRHGICKGWLDSLNQDWLQSVLKTPEPKLTRIYPREDKANTAKLQRTSTLASQSLRACSSTRMEKLDDDLKGSDDQDQTTPDSDQFDTQEMQSQKTGIQSSYKEKYLETKAELSKAKEQIKELRKKYKDYQTTLHSDKFDTQEKLSSDDIATTSTSMPQSPDTRFGITYQRRKSA, encoded by the exons ATGAGAAGAATTCGGAAGGATCCGTTtgcgagagagaaaagaaagcgATACCGGCCGTCTAAGGCTGCTCGAGTTCGCACATGTGTGCGTCACGGTATTTGTAAGGGGTGGTTGGATTCTCTCAATCAGGACTGGCTTCAGTCTGTGCTGAAAACG CCAGAGCCGAAGTTGACTCGTATATATCCTAGAGAGGACAAGGCTAACACTGCCAAGCTTCAGCGGACATCAAc gttGGCCTCACAGTCGCTGCGAGCTTGTTCTTCTACCCGTATGGAAAAACTTGACGACGACTTGAAGGGATCTGATGATCAGGATCAGACCACGCCTGACTCTGATCAATTTGATACTCAG gAAATGCAAAGTCAGAAAACAGGAATACAAAGTTCCTACAAAGAAAAGTATCTCGAAACCAAAGCTGAGCTATCCAAGGCAAAAGAACAAATTAAAGAGTTGCGCAAGAAATACAAAGATTATCAGACCACTCTTCACTCTGATAAATTTGATactcag GAGAAGTTGTCGTCTGACGATATTGCTACCACCTCAACCTCCATGCCTCAGTCGCCTGATACCAGATTTGGTATCACTTACCAACGTAGGAAGTCCGCATAA
- the LOC104730864 gene encoding mediator of RNA polymerase II transcription subunit 36a, translating to MRPPLTGSGGGGFSGGRGRGGYSGGRGGSRGRGFGDRGGRGGSRGRGGRGDRGGRGGRGPAGRGGMKGGSKVIVEPHRHAGVFIAKGKEDALVTKNLVPGEAVYNEKRISVQNEDGTKVEYRVWNPFRSKLAAAILGGVDNIWIKPGAKVLYLGAASGTTVSHVSDLVGPEGCVYAVEFSHRSGRDLVNMAKKRTNVIPIIEDARHPAKYRMLVGMVDVIFSDVAQPDQARIVALNATYFLKTGGHFVISIKANCIDSTVPAEAVFQTEVKKLQAEQFRPAEQVTLEPFERDHACVVGGYRMPKKTKAATAA from the exons ATGAGACCTCCTCTAACTG gaagtggtggtggtggattcAGCGGTGGAAGAGGTCGCGGTGGGTACAGTGGCGGACGAGGTGGTAGCCGAGGAAGAGGTTTCGGCGACCGTGGTGGTCGTGGCggaagcagaggaagaggaggaagaggtgaCCGTGGTGGTCGCGGCGGCAGAGGACCAGCAGGCCGTGGTGGGATGAAAGGAGGAAGCAAAGTCATTGTAGAACCTCACAGACACGCAGGAGTGTTTATTGCAAAGGGTAAAGAAGATGCTCTTGTCACCAAGAACTTGGTCCCTGGTGAAGCTGTCTACAACGAGAAGAGAATCTCTGTTCAG AATGAAGATGGAACTAAGGTTGAATACAGAGTTTGGAACCCTTTCCGTTCTAAGTTGGCTGCTGCTATTCTCGGTGGTGTTGATAACATCTGGATT AAACCTGGTGCTAAAGTTCTATACCTTGGTGCTGCTTCTGGTACCACAGTCTCTCATGTCTCTGATCTTGTTGGCCCT GAGGGATGTGTGTACGCTGTTGAGTTTTCACACAGAAGTGGAAGAGATTTGGTGAACATGGCAAAGAAGAGAACCAATGTTATTCCAATCATTGAGGATGCTAGACACCCTGCTAAGTACAGGATGCTTGTAGGCATGGTTGATGTTATCTTCTCTGATGTTGCTCAACCAGATCAG GCTAGGATTGTGGCTTTGAATGCAACATACTTCCTCAAAACAGGAGGTCACTTTGTTATCTCAATCAAG GCAAACTGTATCGACTCAACTGTTCCAGCCGAAGCTGTGTTCCAGACCGAAGTGAAGAAGTTGCAAGCGGAGCAATTCAGGCCAGCAGAGCAAGTGACCCTTGAGCCATTCGAGCGTGACCACGCCTGTGTGGTTGGTGGCTACCGTATGCCTAAGAAGACAAAGGCCGCTACTGCTGCTTAG